Proteins encoded in a region of the Brevundimonas vesicularis genome:
- a CDS encoding DNA topoisomerase IB: MADGSHAFDIAAEVPQGLSYCSDEFAGLTRRRAGKGWSYRDAKGKTVTDAKTLARIRALAIPPAWTDVWICPKANGHIQATGRDVKGRKQYRYHNDWSTARSENKFDKLPAFSRNLPKLREKVEHDLALRGVCRDKVLATAVRLLEITLIRVGNSIYAKQNRSYGLTTLHKRHIDVDGAALTFEFRGKSGKDHSVSVKDRRLAKVVRQLEGLPGQQLFKYRAADGALCPVDSDDVNAYIREAMGEQFSAKDFRTWAGTVSAARALRDTEAPTSPTDAKRKITVCVKAVAGLLGNTPTVCRASYVHPKVFALFESGEIGKALPGSETKGFEKALIKQLLAV; encoded by the coding sequence ATGGCCGACGGATCGCACGCCTTCGACATCGCCGCCGAAGTCCCCCAAGGCCTAAGTTATTGCAGCGACGAGTTCGCGGGCCTGACGCGCCGCCGCGCCGGCAAGGGCTGGTCGTATCGCGACGCCAAAGGCAAGACCGTTACGGACGCCAAGACCCTGGCCCGCATCCGCGCCCTGGCCATTCCGCCTGCCTGGACCGACGTCTGGATCTGTCCCAAGGCCAACGGCCATATCCAGGCGACCGGCCGGGACGTGAAGGGCCGCAAACAATACCGCTATCACAACGACTGGAGCACGGCCCGCTCCGAGAACAAGTTCGACAAGCTGCCGGCCTTCTCGCGCAACCTGCCGAAACTGCGGGAGAAGGTCGAACATGATCTGGCTCTTCGCGGCGTCTGTCGCGACAAGGTGCTGGCGACCGCCGTGCGCCTGCTGGAGATCACCCTGATCCGGGTCGGCAACTCCATCTACGCCAAACAGAACCGCAGCTACGGCCTGACGACCCTGCACAAGCGCCACATTGATGTCGACGGCGCGGCCCTGACGTTCGAGTTTCGCGGCAAGAGCGGCAAGGATCACAGCGTCAGCGTCAAGGACCGCCGCCTGGCCAAGGTCGTGCGACAGCTGGAAGGCCTGCCCGGCCAGCAACTGTTCAAATACCGCGCGGCCGACGGCGCGCTATGCCCGGTCGATTCCGATGACGTCAACGCCTACATCCGCGAAGCGATGGGCGAGCAGTTCTCGGCCAAGGACTTCCGCACCTGGGCCGGCACCGTCTCGGCGGCACGGGCGCTGCGCGACACCGAGGCCCCGACCTCCCCAACCGACGCCAAGCGCAAGATCACGGTCTGCGTCAAGGCCGTCGCCGGCCTCTTGGGCAACACCCCCACCGTCTGTCGCGCGTCCTATGTCCACCCCAAGGTCTTCGCCCTCTTCGAAAGCGGCGAAATCGGCAAGGCCTTGCCGGGCTCGGAGACCAAGGGGTTCGAGAAGGCCCTGATCAAACAGCTTTTGGCTGTCTGA
- the rlmJ gene encoding 23S rRNA (adenine(2030)-N(6))-methyltransferase RlmJ: protein MNYRHSFHAGNFADLVKHALVLWLVKARQASGPLTVFDTHAGAGLYDLTGDGARSKEAEAGVARLMSADGRTPLMDALAAEVAALNPEGGSRFYPGSPLLIADALTPGGRYVGFELNPPVRAMLAEALTGRANAEAREGDGYAAVGAEAAKVRGPLVLIDPPFEKPDDYIRSAETVISVVRRDPTATVAIWTPLKDLETFDGFIRRLQGKAGPTLVAEARLRPLTNPMKMNGCAMVVVNPPAGAEAAATEICGWVAGALGEAGGRAEVWTF, encoded by the coding sequence ATGAACTATCGCCACAGCTTTCACGCCGGAAACTTCGCCGACCTGGTCAAGCACGCCCTGGTGCTTTGGCTGGTGAAGGCGCGGCAGGCGTCGGGGCCGCTGACGGTGTTCGACACCCATGCGGGGGCGGGGCTGTATGATCTGACGGGGGATGGCGCGCGGTCGAAGGAGGCCGAGGCCGGCGTGGCGCGGCTGATGTCCGCCGACGGGCGGACGCCGCTGATGGATGCGCTGGCGGCCGAGGTCGCGGCGCTGAATCCTGAGGGCGGGTCGCGGTTCTATCCGGGGTCGCCGTTGCTGATCGCGGACGCGCTGACGCCTGGCGGTCGGTATGTCGGGTTCGAGCTGAACCCGCCGGTGCGGGCCATGCTGGCCGAGGCGCTGACGGGGCGCGCGAACGCCGAGGCGCGCGAGGGCGACGGCTATGCGGCGGTGGGGGCGGAGGCGGCGAAGGTGCGCGGGCCGCTGGTGCTGATCGACCCGCCGTTCGAAAAGCCCGACGACTATATCCGCTCGGCCGAGACCGTGATTTCGGTGGTGAGGCGTGATCCAACGGCGACAGTGGCGATCTGGACGCCGCTGAAGGATCTGGAGACCTTCGACGGCTTCATCCGGCGGCTGCAGGGCAAGGCGGGCCCGACCCTGGTCGCCGAGGCGCGGCTGAGGCCGCTGACCAATCCGATGAAGATGAACGGCTGCGCCATGGTGGTGGTCAATCCGCCGGCGGGCGCGGAAGCTGCCGCGACCGAGATCTGCGGCTGGGTCGCGGGGGCGTTGGGCGAAGCGGGCGGACGGGCCGAGGTCTGGACCTTCTGA
- the tdh gene encoding L-threonine 3-dehydrogenase, translating to MKALAKTAPGVGLELIDAPIPEAGPEDVLIRVHRTAVCGTDIHIWNWDEWSQKNVPTPMITGHEFAGEIVAIGKDVDRPLTIGQRVSAEGHVIDLNSEAARAGHFHLDPKTRGIGVNRQGAFAEFVVAPAFNVIELPDDVPYEIGSILDPFGNAVHTAQQFDLLGEDVLVTGAGPIGMMAAAVARHAGARTVVLTDINDFRLELAQKVAPGVRTVNTTKEDIHDVMKELGLKVGFDVALEMSGSPIAFKQCVDTLIMGGGMALLGIPGKPMETDWGAIILKALTIKGVYGREMFTTWRKMLGLLKAGLDLSPLITHRLGYADYREGFEAMKSGQSGKVVLDWDKAA from the coding sequence ATGAAGGCCCTGGCCAAGACCGCGCCCGGCGTCGGCCTCGAACTGATCGACGCGCCGATCCCCGAGGCGGGACCGGAAGACGTGCTGATCCGGGTGCATCGCACCGCCGTCTGCGGCACCGACATCCACATCTGGAACTGGGACGAATGGTCCCAGAAGAACGTCCCGACCCCGATGATCACCGGCCACGAGTTCGCCGGCGAGATCGTCGCCATCGGCAAGGACGTCGATCGCCCGCTGACGATCGGCCAGCGCGTCTCGGCCGAGGGCCACGTCATCGACCTGAACTCGGAAGCCGCCCGCGCCGGTCACTTCCACCTGGACCCCAAGACGCGCGGCATCGGCGTGAACCGCCAGGGCGCCTTCGCCGAGTTCGTGGTGGCGCCGGCTTTCAACGTCATCGAACTGCCGGACGACGTCCCCTATGAGATCGGCTCGATCCTGGATCCGTTCGGTAATGCGGTGCACACGGCGCAGCAGTTCGACCTGCTGGGCGAGGACGTGCTGGTCACCGGCGCCGGGCCGATCGGCATGATGGCGGCTGCGGTTGCGCGTCACGCGGGCGCGCGCACCGTGGTCCTGACCGACATCAACGACTTCCGGCTGGAGCTGGCGCAGAAGGTCGCACCGGGCGTTCGCACCGTGAATACGACCAAGGAAGACATCCACGATGTCATGAAGGAGCTGGGCCTGAAGGTCGGCTTCGACGTGGCGCTGGAGATGTCGGGCTCGCCCATCGCCTTCAAACAGTGCGTCGACACCCTGATCATGGGCGGCGGCATGGCGCTGCTGGGCATTCCCGGCAAGCCGATGGAGACCGACTGGGGCGCGATCATCCTGAAGGCCCTGACGATCAAGGGCGTCTATGGCCGTGAGATGTTCACCACCTGGCGCAAGATGCTGGGCCTGCTGAAGGCCGGGCTGGACCTCAGCCCGCTGATCACGCACCGCCTGGGCTACGCCGACTATCGCGAAGGCTTCGAAGCCATGAAATCGGGCCAGTCGGGCAAGGTCGTGCTGGACTGGGACAAGGCGGCCTGA
- a CDS encoding DUF4232 domain-containing protein, with translation MMSHRLTAFVAIAALTGAAACSRTEPEQPAPPVEPSAAPASDAPSVGYACESGATLQVQYVDSDNARLTHQNQTYALRSVQAASGARYVGGGVEWWTATRDGQESGTLSRLGPDGTTGVAVLERCSRPIPGVDATPGPLATPGQTPAEATGGVLPAALPCKGPQLTLAAGDGDAGAGNRVSNFSLQNIGTQACSLTGYPTVTLQDARGRTLSSIRAEQSPGSYFRQGQAPTPVQLAPRAKAYFEMAWSVVPNEAMQKTCPDAATIKVTAPSDTAAVSLPFSFSPCGGRIRVSPIRAEANPAPAT, from the coding sequence ATGATGTCGCACCGCCTGACCGCATTCGTCGCCATCGCCGCCCTGACAGGCGCCGCAGCCTGCTCTCGCACAGAGCCGGAACAGCCCGCCCCCCCGGTCGAACCGTCGGCCGCCCCTGCATCCGATGCGCCGTCGGTCGGCTATGCCTGCGAAAGCGGCGCGACGCTTCAGGTCCAGTATGTCGACAGCGACAACGCCAGGCTGACCCATCAGAACCAGACCTATGCCTTGCGTTCGGTTCAGGCCGCCAGCGGCGCGCGCTATGTCGGCGGCGGGGTGGAATGGTGGACGGCGACGCGCGATGGGCAGGAGAGCGGCACGCTGAGCCGACTGGGTCCGGACGGCACGACCGGTGTCGCGGTGCTGGAGCGCTGCTCGCGGCCGATCCCCGGCGTTGATGCGACGCCCGGACCGCTGGCGACGCCGGGTCAGACGCCGGCCGAGGCGACCGGTGGGGTCTTGCCGGCTGCGCTGCCCTGCAAGGGGCCGCAACTGACGCTGGCGGCAGGCGACGGCGATGCGGGTGCGGGAAATCGGGTCAGCAACTTTAGTCTTCAGAATATTGGAACCCAGGCCTGCAGTCTGACCGGCTATCCGACAGTGACCTTGCAGGACGCGCGCGGGCGCACCCTGTCGTCCATTCGCGCCGAACAGAGCCCAGGAAGCTATTTCCGCCAAGGCCAGGCCCCGACGCCGGTCCAGCTGGCGCCCCGCGCCAAGGCCTATTTCGAAATGGCCTGGAGTGTCGTGCCCAACGAAGCCATGCAAAAGACGTGTCCCGACGCGGCCACGATAAAGGTCACGGCGCCCAGCGATACCGCCGCCGTCAGCCTGCCGTTCTCGTTCAGCCCCTGCGGCGGCCGCATCCGCGTCAGTCCGATCCGGGCCGAGGCCAACCCGGCGCCGGCGACCTGA
- a CDS encoding glycine C-acetyltransferase, giving the protein MTQSFYDRVAGELSEIDAQGLTKPERIIASRQGPVIQVAGRDVLNFCANNYLGLAGDERVTQAGMAAQAKWGAGTASVRFICGTLEIHKELEAAIAAYLGFEDAILFAAAFDANGGLFEPLLGEHDAIVSDSLNHASIIDGVRLCKAKRYRFANSDMDELESRLKEARAAGARDIIIATDGAFSMDGYIAKLDEIRALADKYDALIMVDDCHATGFLGPQGKGSFAHHGVEVDFVTGTFGKALGGAMGGFICAKKSVVELLKQRARPYLFSNALAPAVCGSSLEAIRIAQGAEGDALRTRLSANAHRYRGAMSDAGFTLLDGEHPIIPVMLGDAKLAQDFAARALDLGVYVIGFSFPVVPRGQARIRTQMSAAHTFDQIDRTVEVFTQAGRELGVI; this is encoded by the coding sequence ATGACCCAGAGCTTCTACGACCGCGTCGCCGGCGAACTGTCCGAGATCGACGCCCAGGGCCTGACCAAGCCCGAACGCATCATCGCCTCGCGCCAAGGGCCGGTGATCCAGGTCGCCGGACGCGACGTGCTGAACTTCTGCGCCAACAACTATCTTGGCCTGGCCGGCGACGAGCGCGTGACCCAGGCCGGAATGGCGGCGCAAGCGAAGTGGGGCGCGGGCACCGCGTCCGTGCGCTTCATCTGCGGCACGCTGGAGATTCACAAGGAGCTGGAAGCGGCCATCGCCGCCTATCTCGGTTTCGAGGACGCCATCCTGTTCGCCGCCGCGTTCGACGCCAACGGCGGTCTGTTCGAGCCGCTGCTGGGCGAGCACGACGCTATCGTCTCCGACAGCCTAAACCACGCCTCGATCATCGACGGGGTGCGACTGTGCAAGGCCAAACGCTATCGCTTCGCCAACTCCGACATGGACGAGCTGGAGAGCCGGCTGAAGGAGGCCCGCGCGGCGGGCGCGCGTGACATCATCATCGCCACCGACGGCGCCTTCTCGATGGACGGCTATATCGCCAAGCTGGACGAGATTCGGGCGCTGGCCGACAAATACGACGCCCTGATCATGGTGGACGACTGCCACGCGACGGGCTTTCTGGGTCCGCAAGGCAAGGGCTCGTTCGCCCATCACGGCGTCGAGGTCGATTTCGTCACCGGCACCTTCGGCAAGGCCCTGGGCGGCGCCATGGGCGGCTTCATCTGCGCGAAGAAGTCGGTGGTCGAGCTGCTGAAACAACGGGCTCGGCCCTATCTGTTCTCCAACGCCCTGGCGCCGGCGGTGTGCGGGTCCAGCCTGGAGGCGATCCGAATCGCACAAGGCGCCGAGGGCGATGCGTTGCGCACCCGCCTGTCGGCCAACGCCCATCGCTATCGCGGAGCCATGTCGGACGCAGGCTTCACCCTGCTGGACGGCGAGCATCCGATCATCCCTGTCATGCTGGGCGACGCCAAACTGGCGCAGGATTTCGCGGCGCGGGCGTTGGATCTGGGCGTCTATGTGATCGGGTTCTCGTTCCCCGTCGTGCCGCGTGGCCAGGCCCGCATCCGCACACAGATGTCGGCGGCGCATACCTTCGATCAGATCGACCGGACGGTCGAAGTGTTCACCCAGGCGGGCCGGGAGCTGGGCGTCATTTAG
- the mce gene encoding methylmalonyl-CoA epimerase translates to MIGALNHVGVATPSIADSIKLYRDILGATKIGEPFDLPAQGVKVCFVDTPTAQIELIEPYDDTSPIVGFLAKNPKGGQHHVCFEVADIHAAVAEMRAKEVTILGTGEPRIGAHGTPVVFLHPRDMGGVLIELMETPKAGH, encoded by the coding sequence ATGATCGGCGCCCTGAACCATGTCGGCGTCGCCACGCCATCCATCGCCGACTCGATCAAACTGTATCGTGATATCCTGGGCGCGACGAAGATCGGCGAGCCGTTCGACCTGCCGGCGCAGGGGGTGAAGGTCTGTTTCGTCGATACGCCGACGGCTCAGATCGAGCTGATCGAACCCTATGACGACACCAGCCCCATCGTCGGCTTCCTGGCCAAAAACCCCAAGGGCGGCCAGCATCACGTCTGTTTCGAGGTCGCCGACATCCACGCCGCCGTCGCCGAGATGCGGGCCAAGGAGGTGACGATCCTGGGCACCGGCGAGCCGCGCATCGGGGCGCACGGGACGCCGGTCGTCTTCCTGCATCCGCGTGACATGGGCGGCGTGCTGATCGAACTGATGGAGACGCCAAAAGCGGGGCATTAA
- the scpA gene encoding methylmalonyl-CoA mutase, which yields MSFPDFSKIALKLDATGRGPMRDPWLTPEGLTVDTAYGPDSTDALDHPHGLPGFAPFVRGPYPTMYAGNPWTIRQYAGFSTAEESNAFYRRNLAAGQKGLSIAFDLATHRGYDSDHPRVKGDVGMAGVAIDSIYDMRTLFDGIPLDQMSVSMTMNGAVLPILALYVVAAEEQGVPHAKLTGTIQNDILKEFMVRNTYIYPPEPSMRIIADIFAWTAQETPKFNSISISGYHMQEAGASADIELAYTLADGIEYLRAGVAAGMPIDRFAPRLSFFWAIGMNYFMEVAKMRAGRLLWAEAVRKEGGVDPKSLSLRAHCQTSGWSLAAQDVFNNVPRTMVEAMAAAGGQTQSLHTNALDEALALPTDFSARIARNTQILLQQETGLTRVIDPWGGSFYVERLTHELAKRARAHMAEVEALGGMAKAIEAGIPKLRIEESAAKTQARIDTGQQTVVGVNKYLNPVVDDIPMLKVDNAAVLAAQIDKLKRLRAERDQAATNAALNALTEGARGNANLLELAVQAARAKATVGEISDALEAAFGRHIATVQTVSGVYAKEAGTDARFARAREMVATFVENDGGPPRILIAKLGQDGHDRGQKVVATGYGDLGFDVTAGSLFQTPSEAAQEAVEKGVHAVGASSLAAGHLTLVPELKAELEKLGRPDIMIVVGGVIPPSDVQPLLDMGAAAVYPPGSAIADTAVDLIEKLNQRLGYAQPAPDKDKS from the coding sequence ATGAGTTTCCCCGATTTCAGCAAGATCGCCCTGAAGCTCGATGCGACGGGGCGGGGGCCGATGCGCGATCCTTGGTTGACCCCCGAGGGGCTGACGGTCGATACCGCCTATGGTCCCGACAGCACGGACGCGCTGGATCACCCGCACGGCCTGCCGGGGTTCGCGCCGTTCGTGCGTGGTCCCTATCCGACCATGTATGCGGGCAATCCCTGGACCATCCGCCAGTACGCCGGTTTCTCGACCGCCGAGGAGTCGAACGCCTTCTATCGCCGTAACCTGGCGGCCGGTCAGAAGGGGCTGAGCATCGCCTTCGATCTGGCGACGCACCGGGGCTATGACAGCGACCACCCGCGGGTGAAGGGCGACGTCGGCATGGCGGGCGTGGCCATCGACAGCATCTATGACATGCGAACCCTGTTCGACGGGATCCCGCTGGATCAGATGTCGGTGTCCATGACGATGAACGGGGCGGTGCTGCCGATCCTGGCCCTCTATGTCGTCGCGGCGGAAGAACAGGGCGTGCCGCACGCCAAGCTGACCGGAACCATTCAGAACGACATTCTGAAGGAGTTCATGGTCCGCAACACCTACATCTATCCGCCCGAGCCCTCGATGCGGATCATCGCGGACATCTTCGCCTGGACGGCGCAGGAGACGCCGAAGTTCAACTCGATCTCGATCAGCGGCTATCACATGCAGGAGGCGGGAGCCTCGGCGGATATCGAGCTGGCCTACACCCTGGCGGACGGGATCGAGTATCTGCGCGCTGGCGTCGCGGCGGGCATGCCAATCGACCGGTTCGCGCCGCGCCTGAGCTTCTTCTGGGCTATCGGCATGAACTACTTCATGGAGGTGGCCAAGATGCGCGCCGGCCGCCTGCTGTGGGCCGAGGCGGTCAGGAAAGAGGGCGGGGTCGATCCCAAGTCGCTGAGCCTACGCGCTCACTGCCAGACCTCGGGCTGGTCGCTGGCGGCGCAGGACGTGTTCAACAATGTGCCGCGCACCATGGTCGAGGCCATGGCGGCGGCGGGCGGCCAGACGCAGAGCCTGCACACCAACGCCTTGGACGAGGCCCTTGCGCTTCCAACCGATTTCTCGGCCCGGATCGCGCGCAACACCCAGATCCTGCTGCAGCAGGAGACGGGGCTGACGCGGGTCATCGACCCTTGGGGCGGCAGCTTCTATGTCGAGCGGCTGACCCACGAGCTGGCCAAACGGGCGCGCGCCCATATGGCCGAGGTCGAGGCGTTGGGCGGCATGGCCAAGGCGATCGAAGCCGGCATTCCCAAGCTGCGGATCGAGGAGTCCGCCGCCAAGACCCAGGCCCGGATCGACACTGGCCAGCAGACGGTGGTCGGGGTGAACAAATATCTGAACCCCGTCGTCGACGACATTCCGATGCTGAAGGTCGACAATGCGGCGGTGCTGGCCGCCCAGATCGACAAGCTGAAGCGCCTGCGCGCCGAGCGAGATCAGGCGGCGACCAATGCGGCGCTGAACGCCCTGACCGAGGGGGCGCGCGGGAACGCAAACCTGCTGGAGCTGGCGGTTCAGGCCGCCCGCGCCAAGGCGACCGTGGGCGAAATCTCCGACGCGCTGGAGGCCGCCTTCGGCCGCCACATCGCGACGGTCCAGACCGTGTCGGGCGTATACGCCAAGGAGGCGGGGACCGACGCCCGCTTCGCCCGCGCCCGCGAGATGGTCGCGACCTTCGTCGAGAACGACGGCGGCCCGCCGCGCATTCTGATCGCCAAACTGGGCCAGGACGGGCACGACCGGGGCCAGAAGGTCGTCGCGACCGGATACGGCGATCTGGGCTTCGACGTCACGGCGGGCAGCCTGTTCCAGACGCCCTCCGAGGCGGCTCAGGAAGCAGTAGAAAAGGGCGTGCACGCAGTCGGCGCATCATCGCTGGCGGCCGGGCACCTGACGCTGGTGCCCGAGCTGAAGGCCGAGCTGGAGAAGCTGGGCCGGCCCGACATCATGATCGTGGTTGGGGGCGTAATTCCGCCGTCCGACGTGCAGCCTCTGCTCGATATGGGCGCGGCCGCCGTCTATCCACCCGGATCGGCCATTGCTGATACGGCGGTCGATCTGATCGAGAAGCTGAACCAGCGTCTGGGTTACGCCCAGCCCGCCCCCGACAAGGACAAGTCATGA
- a CDS encoding methylmalonyl-CoA mutase family protein produces the protein MTGFPAPTPLEWREAAQKALKDQPIESLMHLDADQLVTRPLYAGATGVQPIFAPRPSDSEGRAWDLRTLVEGDDAEAVNAAVLTDLENGAASVVLKGRVLSDSAPLGRALEGVALELAPVALDAGIDGPDAANALAVVAKGSPRAQLRFHMDPVSAFAEAGGAQRSVEEHLSLAANTAARHAGAYPDATFFLASGRVAHEAGGSAAQELAFAASSVVAHAKAAVEAGMSVEAALRGTVVGLSVDAEYFDSLAKVRAMRLIWASLTKAFDVDVPAVIEARSSRRMLSARDPWPNLLRLTAAGFAGAVGGADVVVLDGFTRASGTSDAFARRQARNTQLVLMEEANLGRVDDPAAGSWYLDARTRDLTEAGWAEFQMIEAEGGLVDALKGSVIQPRIARARAVREAALTNGAAQIIGVTKYVDADVRPAPVEAGDEAAVAVERVCEPLTPLRFAAAFEETAQ, from the coding sequence ATGACGGGCTTTCCCGCGCCCACGCCGCTGGAATGGCGCGAGGCGGCCCAGAAGGCGCTGAAGGATCAGCCGATCGAGTCGCTGATGCATCTCGACGCCGATCAACTGGTGACGCGGCCGCTGTATGCGGGCGCGACGGGCGTGCAGCCGATCTTCGCCCCGCGTCCATCCGACTCCGAAGGCCGGGCCTGGGATCTGCGGACGCTGGTGGAAGGCGACGATGCCGAGGCGGTCAACGCCGCCGTCCTGACCGATCTGGAGAACGGCGCGGCCTCGGTGGTGCTGAAGGGGCGGGTGCTGTCGGATTCCGCGCCCTTGGGCCGGGCGCTGGAAGGCGTGGCGTTGGAGCTGGCGCCCGTCGCGCTGGATGCCGGGATCGACGGGCCGGATGCGGCAAACGCCCTGGCGGTCGTCGCCAAGGGCTCGCCGCGCGCCCAACTGCGGTTTCATATGGACCCGGTCTCGGCCTTCGCCGAGGCGGGCGGGGCGCAGCGTTCTGTGGAAGAGCATCTGAGCCTGGCGGCCAATACGGCGGCGCGTCATGCGGGCGCCTATCCCGACGCGACCTTCTTCCTGGCCAGCGGCCGGGTCGCGCACGAGGCGGGCGGATCGGCGGCGCAGGAGCTGGCCTTTGCGGCGTCCAGCGTCGTGGCCCATGCGAAGGCGGCGGTCGAGGCCGGGATGTCGGTCGAGGCGGCTTTGCGCGGCACGGTCGTCGGCCTGTCGGTCGATGCGGAATATTTCGACAGCCTGGCCAAGGTTAGGGCCATGCGGCTGATCTGGGCCAGCCTGACGAAGGCGTTCGACGTGGACGTTCCGGCTGTGATCGAGGCGCGCTCGTCGCGGCGGATGCTGTCGGCGCGCGATCCCTGGCCCAATCTGCTGCGGCTGACGGCGGCGGGCTTCGCCGGCGCGGTCGGCGGGGCGGACGTGGTGGTGCTGGATGGCTTCACCCGCGCCTCCGGAACGTCAGACGCCTTTGCGCGGCGACAGGCGCGGAACACCCAACTGGTGTTGATGGAGGAGGCCAATTTGGGCCGGGTCGACGATCCGGCCGCCGGCTCCTGGTATCTGGACGCCCGGACGCGGGACCTGACAGAGGCCGGCTGGGCCGAGTTCCAGATGATCGAGGCCGAAGGCGGTCTGGTCGACGCGCTCAAGGGCTCGGTCATCCAGCCCCGCATCGCCCGCGCCCGCGCGGTCCGCGAGGCCGCGCTGACGAACGGCGCGGCGCAGATCATCGGCGTGACCAAATATGTCGATGCGGACGTGCGGCCGGCGCCGGTCGAGGCGGGCGATGAGGCGGCCGTGGCGGTCGAACGAGTGTGCGAACCCCTGACGCCGCTCCGGTTTGCTGCGGCCTTCGAGGAGACGGCTCAATGA